A genomic stretch from Oryzias latipes chromosome 24, ASM223467v1 includes:
- the slc35a1 gene encoding CMP-sialic acid transporter (The RefSeq protein has 1 substitution, 2 frameshifts and aligns at 99% coverage compared to this genomic sequence), with protein MANENVSVVFKLYCLTVMTLVAAAYTVALRYTRTISSGDLYFSTTAVCITEVFKLILSLGMLTKETGSLVKLKSTIEEHIIFSPKELLKLSVPSVVYAIQNNMAFVALSNLDAAVYQVTYQLKIPCTALCTVLMLNRSLSRLGTRFSVFMLCGGVTLVQWRPAEATKVQIEQNPFMGFVAIAVAVLCSGFAGVYFEKVLKSSDTSLWVRNIQMYLSGIVVTLIGVYVTDGDKVLEKGFFFGYTPWVCFVVFLSSVGGLYTSVVVKYTDNIMKGFSAAAAIVLSTIASVLLFGLQITFAFASGAILVCISIYLYGLPKQDTSRVSRLDASAESKQKLISV; from the exons AAAACGTGAGCGTCGTCTTCAAGCTCTACTGCCTGACTGTGATGACTCTGGTGGCAGCTGCCTACACCGTGGCGTTACGCTACACCAGAACCATTTCATCTGGAGATTTGTACTTTTCCACAACTGCAGTTTGCATCACAGAGGTCTTTAAACTCATACTAAGTTTGGGGATGCTGACAAA GGAAACAGGAAGTTTGGTCAAACTCAAGAGCACCATAGAAGAACACATTATTTTCAGTCCGAAGGAGCTGCTGAAGCTCAGCGTTCCCTCCGTCGTCTACGCAATTCAGAACAACATGGCGTTTGTGGCGCTGAGTAACCTCGACGCAGCCGTTTATCAG GTGACGTACCAGCTGAAGATCCCGTGCACGGCGCTGTGCACGGTCCTTATGCTGAACCGCTCCCTCAGCCGCCTGCAGTGGTTCTCTGTCTTCATGCTTTGCGGAGGCGTCACGCTCGTCCAGTGGCGGCCGGCCGAAGCCACCAAAGTTCAG ATCGAGCAGAATCCCTTCATGGGGTTTGTTGCCATTGCAGTTGCTGTCCTTTGTTCTGGATTTGCAG GCGTCTACTTCGAGAAGGTGCTGAAGAGCTCGGACACATCTCTGTGGGTGAGAAACATCCAGATGTACCTGTCCGGCATCGTGGTCACCCTGATTGGTGTTTACGTGACTGACGGAGACAAAGTCCTGGAGAAAGGCTTCTTCTTCGGTTACACTCCCTGGGTGTGCTTCGTCGTTT TTCTGTCCAGCGTCGGCGGCCTCTACACCTCTGTGGTGGTGAAATACACGGACAACATCATGAAGGGCTTCTCTGCCGCTGCAGCCATCGTTCTCTCGACCATCGCGTCTGTTCTGCTGTTCGGGCTGCAGATAA cttTTGCATTTGCAAGCGGAGCGATCCTCGTGTGCATTTCCATTTACCTGTACGGCCTCCCGAAGCAGGACACGTCCAGAGTGAGCCGGCTGGACGCGAGTGCAGAGTCCAAGCAGAAACTGATCTCCGTGTGA